One window from the genome of Garra rufa chromosome 1, GarRuf1.0, whole genome shotgun sequence encodes:
- the btbd17b gene encoding BTB/POZ domain-containing protein 17, producing MVNSRGNVPAVVYLANLCVALCVGAALKSEVVLENSATTLNHSMALVQRMEALLTQGNGSDVILRVQTLNTDEVKVIQVHSLVLTLQSDVFDELLQTRNTTAMVLKETPDCAAVFDKFIR from the exons ATGGTGAACTCTAGAGGGAACGTTCCTGCCGTGGTCTATCTGGCCAACCTTTGTGTTGCACTTTGTGTAGGAG CTGCATTGAAGTCAGAAGTTGTGTTGGAGAACAGCGCTACCACACTGAACCATTCAATGGCGTTGGTGCAGCGCATGGAGGCCCTGCTAACCCAGGGAAACGGCAGCGATGTGATCCTACGTGTTCAGACCTTGAACACGGACGAGGTGAAGGTGATCCAGGTCCACTCGCTGGTGTTGACTCTACAGAGCGATGTGTTTGATGAGCTCCTCCAGACCAGAAACACCACTGCAATGGTCCTCAAAGAGACGCCAGACTGTGCGGCTGTCTTTGATAAGTTCATTAGGTGA
- the kcnj2b gene encoding inward rectifier potassium channel 2: MGSVRTHRYSIVSSEEGGMKLSPIAMQNGYGNGNVGGKVHTQQKTQTRFVNKDGHCNVQFINMSEKGQRYLADIFTTCVDIRWRWMMVLFCLSFLLSWLLFGLIFWFIALSSGDSENQEQICISNVDSFTAAFLFSVETQTTIGYGYRYVTEDCPFAVFMVVFQSILGCIIDAFIIGAVMAKMAKPKKRNETLVFSHYATIAMRDGKLCLMWRVGNLRKSHLVEAHVRAQLLKSRTTAEGEFIPLDQLDIDVGFDTGIDRIFLVSPITIVHEIDEDSPFYDMSKQELESSELEIVVILEGMVEATAMTTQCRSSYVTSEILWGHRFEPVLFEEKNHYKVDYSRFENTYEVPSTPQCSARDLAEKTYIRSTSNSFCYENEVAFMDKEETEDDDGDDDEEDKKNIRRDSVALDGSNIDDVKSTTSSQDTLPLQLKPLRQQPEI, encoded by the coding sequence ATGGGAAGTGTGAGAACACACCGGTACAGCATAGTTTCCTCTGAGGAAGGCGGGATGAAGCTGTCCCCCATCGCCATGCAAAATGGCTACGGCAATGGAAATGTGGGCGGCAAAGTTCACACGCAGCAGAAAACACAAACCCGCTTCGTCAACAAGGACGGACACTGCAATGTGCAGTTCATCAACATGAGTGAAAAAGGTCAACGCTATCTGGCCGATATCTTCACGACGTGCGTTGACATCCGCTGGCGATGGATGATGGTCCTCTTCTGTCTCTCCTTCCTATTATCCTGGCTTCTCTTCGGACTTATATTCTGGTTCATTGCACTTTCATCTGGTGATTCGGAGAATCAAGAGCAGATATGCATTTCAAACGTTGACAGCTTCACAGCAGCCTTCCTGTTTTCTGTGGAGACACAAACAACTATTGGATATGGCTACCGATATGTAACAGAGGACTGCCCATTTGCTGTCTTCATGGTGGTTTTCCAGAGCATCTTGGGATGCATCATTGATGCCTTCATCATTGGTGCAGTCATGGCTAAGATGGCCAAGCCTAAGAAGAGAAATGAAACCCTTGTGTTCAGTCACTATGCCACAATAGCCATGAGAGACGGTAAACTGTGTCTAATGTGGAGGGTCGGGAACCTCCGGAAAAGCCACCTGGTGGAAGCTCACGTTCGCGCCCAGCTGCTCAAATCCCGCACCACAGCTGAAGGCGAGTTCATCCCACTGGATCAGTTAGACATTGATGTCGGATTCGACACTGGTATCGACCGCATATTTTTAGTGTCCCCCATCACCATTGTACATGAGATTGATGAGGACAGTCCTTTCTATGACATGAGCAAACAGGAACTGGAAAGTTCAGAGCTGGAGATAGTGGTGATTTTGGAGGGCATGGTGGAAGCTACGGCCATGACCACTCAGTGTCGCAGCTCATACGTGACGAGCGAAATCCTGTGGGGCCATCGCTTTGAGCCAGTCCTTTTTGAGGAGAAAAACCATTACAAGGTTGACTACTCACGCTTCGAGAACACCTACGAGGTTCCCAGCACGCCTCAATGCAGCGCTCGAGATTTGGCCGAGAAGACATACATCAGATCTACCTCCAACTCTTTTTGTTATGAGAACGAAGTAGCATTCATGGATAAAGAGGAAACGGAGGATGACGATGGCGATGATGATGAAGAGGACAAGAAGAACATTAGAAGGGACAGTGTGGCCTTGGACGGATCCAATATTGATGACGTCAAAAGCACGACTTCCAGTCAGGATACTTTACCATTACAACTCAAACCTTTAAGACAACAGCCTGAGATATGA
- the LOC141297372 gene encoding Fc receptor-like protein 3: MGRGWTFHQDNDLKQTQKCVIKDKMNLLPWPSQYPDLNPTENELEYFATPDPAALLTSIATWTQSSASSSGHKYFLIFLISDPRAVLSVSPQKWLTKGDTVNLICEVNSSSTGWTFSWYTLTVSSGNKYHYKLLSDSSRGAGGNCTVSSAALNHTGVYVCRANREEPAYNTAISNTQLIWVTDVSTTVSLIISPSRTQHFTSVSLSLSCEDQSNSDRWTVRRYTDSWGLKDCSSSVWGSQTGSTCTINSTIPEDTGVYWCQSESGENYHPVNITVHSGVILESPVHPVIEGDTLTLRCLYQFTTPPNLRADFYKDGSLIQSQTTEMNISNVSKSHEGFYYCKHPERGSSPKSWISVRNIPTPTLTVLPQSSLFTGDSFTLRCEMYQSWDEWEFLWSKDSNTESTEAAAKTIDSVKVSDGGEYRCRARRGGHYTHYSEPVTLKIFGKPKAKVTIKPDQHVFRGETVTLRCDIDDSEEVISWQYTWSKDSLVSVFSKLQEHTFWSVTESEAGQYSCDGEERGGSLKSQHSDTVTLTASGEAQTVLSVSPQKWLTEGDPVTLICEVNGSSIGWTFSWYTITILSDYSKHYQLLSDSSRGAGGNYTVSSAALNHTGVYVCRAERENPVYSTTYSKKQPLWVTGVSPPVSLIISPSRSQHFTFLSLSLSCEDQSNSDRWTVRRYTDSGRLEDCSSSVWGSQTGSTCTISSTITSDTGVYWCQSESGEYSHPVNITVYSDVILESPVHPVTEGDALTLRCLYKHSTPSYLRADFYKDGSLIQSQTTEMIIFNVSKSLDGFYYCKHPERGESPKSWISVTAYSRTSRSEDLNLMITGVTAGLTVTFLIIVFSTLLWCYRNNKGGRSQSPSSVSQQQNSSQTSEQNQSEAGNNTLLSGTAHIYESVDAMINNDTITDSVSGPTEHIYAEIELTSAGLLGKTSINSNTVYSKLTLVTHQVAGSKDGTQGRAQTF; this comes from the exons TATTTTCTAATTTTCTTAATTTCAGATCCCAGAGCAGTTTTAAGTGTTTCTCCACAAAAATGGTTGACTAAAGGAGATACAGTGAATTTGATCTGTGAGGTTAACAGCTCCTCTACAGGCTGGACATTCAGCTGGTATACTCTAACTGTTTCATCAG gCAACAAATATCATTATAAGCTGCTCTCAGACAGCagcagaggagctggaggaaactGCACTGTCAGTTCTGCTGCTCTAAATCACACAGGAGTTTATGTGTGCCGCGCAAACAGAGAAGAACCAGCCTATAACACAGCCATCAGCAACACACAGTTAATATGGGTCACTG ATGTTTCTACTACAGTTTCTCTGATCATCAGTCCCAGCAGAACTCAACACTTcacatctgtctctctctctctgagctgTGAGGACCAGAGTAACTCTGATAGATGGACAGTGAGAAGATACACAGATAGTTGGGGACTGAAAGATTGTTCATCATCAGTGTGGGGATCACAAACAGGATCTACATGTACAATCAACTCCACCATCCCAGAGGACACTGGAGTGTACTGGTGTCAGTCTGAATCTGGAGAAAACTATCATCCTGTTAATATCACTGTACACT CtggtgtgattctggagagtCCTGTTCATCCTGTGATTGAAGGAGATACTCTGACTCTACGCTGTTTATATCAGTTTACAACTCCACCAAACCTCAGAGCTGATTTCTATAAAGATGGATCACTCATTCAGAGTCAAACTACTGAGATGAACATCTCTAATGTCTCAAAGTCACATGAGGGTTTCTACTACTGCAAACACCCAGAGAGAGGATCGTCACCCAAGAGCTGGATCTCAGTCAGAA ATATTCCAACACCAACTCTGACTGTGCTGCCACAGAGTTCATTGTTCACTGGGGACTCATTTACTCTGAGATGTGAGATGTATCAGTCATGGGATGAATGGGAGTTTCTCTGGAGTAAAGACTCAAATACTGAATCTACTGAAGCTGCAGCTAAAACAATCGATTCAGTGAAAGTCTCTGATGGAGGAGAGTACAGGTGCAGAGCACGAAGAGGAGGACATTACACACATTACAGTGAAccagtaacattgaaaatatttggcaa ACCAAAAGCTAAAGTAACCATCAAACCTGATCAACATGTATTCAGAGGAGAGACAGTCACTCTCAGATGTGACATTGATGACAGTGAAGAAGTCATTAGCTGGCAGTACACCTGGTCTAAAGACAGTTTAGTCAGTGTTTTCAGTAAACTACAGGAACACACATTTTGGTCTGTTACTGAGTCTGAAGCAGGTCAATACTCCTGTGATGGAGAAGAGAGAGGAGGATCACTGAAATCACAACATAGTGATACAGTTACACTGACAGcatcag GTGAAGCCCAGACAGTTTTAAGTGTTTCTCCTCAGAAGTGGTTGACTGAAGGAGATCCAGTGACTCTGATCTGTGAGGTTAATGGCTCCTCTATAGGCTGGACATTCAGCTGGTACACTATAACTATTTTATCAG ACTACAGCAAACATTATCAGTTGCTCTCAGACAGCagcagaggagctggaggaaactACACTGTCAGTTCTGCTGCTCTAAATCACACAGGAGTTTATGTGTGCAGAGCAGAGAGAGAAAACCCAGTCTATAGCACAACCTACAGCAAAAAACAACCACTATGGGTCACTG GTGTTTCTCCTCCAGTTTCTCTGATCATCAGTCCCAGCAGATCTCAACACTtcacatttctctctctctctctgagctgTGAGGACCAGAGTAACTCTGATAGATGGACAGTGAGAAGATACACAGATAGTGGACGACTGGAAGATTGTTCATCATCAGTGTGGGGATCACAAACAGGATCTACATGTACAATCAGCTCCACCATCACATCAGACACTGGAGTGTACTGGTGTCAGTCTGAATCTGGAGAGTACAGTCATCCTGTTAATATCACTGTATACT CTGATGTGATTCTGGAGAGTCCTGTTCATCCTGTGACTGAAGGAGATGCTCTGACTCTACGTTGTTTATATAAACATTCAACCCCATCATACCTCAGAGCTGATTTCTATAAAGATGGATCACTCATCCAGAGTCAGACTACAGAGATGATCATCTTTAATGTCTCAAAGTCACTTGATGGTTTCTACTACTGCAAACACCCAGAGAGAGGAGAGTCACCCAAGAGCTGGATCTCAGTCACAG CTTACTCCAGAACATCAAGATCTGAAGATCTCAATCTCATGATAACTGGAGTGACTGCAGGACTGACTGTCACATTTTTGATCATTGTCTTCTCAACCCTGCTGTGGTGCTACAGAAACAACAAAG GTGGAAGATCTCAGTCTCCCTCTAGTGTCAGTCAACAGCAGAACAGCAGTCAGACATCAGAGCAGAACCAGAGTGAAGCGGGAAACAACACACTGCTGTCTG GAACTGCTCATATTTATGAGTCTGTTGATGCAATGATTAATAATGACACAATTACAG ACAGTGTAAGTGGACCTACTGAACACATCTATGCTGAGATTGAACTCACATCTGCAGGTCTGTTAGGGAAAACCAGTATAAATTCTAACACTGTTTACTCTAAACTGACCCTGGTGACCCATCAAG TTGCTGGATCTAAGGATGGGACAcagggccgtgcacagaccttttga